A window from Gossypium raimondii isolate GPD5lz chromosome 7, ASM2569854v1, whole genome shotgun sequence encodes these proteins:
- the LOC105797869 gene encoding actin-depolymerizing factor, with amino-acid sequence MSFRGFSRPNATSGMGVADQTKDTFLELKRKKVYRYVIYRIDEKKREVVVEKTGAPAETYDDFAASLPETDCRYAVYDFDFVTSENCQKSKIFFIAWCPSSSRIRAKMLYATSKDRLRRELDGIHYEIQATDPTEMDLEVLRDRAH; translated from the exons ATGTCGTTTAGAGGATTCAGTCGG CCAAATGCTACATCAGGCATGGGCGTTGCTGATCAGACCAAGGATACTTTCTTGGAGCTGAAAAGGAAGAAAGTTTATCGGTATGTGATATATAGGATCGATGAGAAGAAAAGGGAGGTTGTGGTTGAGAAAACTGGTGCCCCTGCTGAGACCTATGATGACTTCGCTGCATCTCTGCCTGAAACTGATTGCCGATATGCCGTCTACGACTTTGATTTTGTTACTTCTGAGAATTGTCAAAAGAGCAAGATTTTCTTCATTGCATG GTGCCCTTCATCCTCTCGAATCCGTGCAAAGATGCTTTATGCCACATCGAAAGACAGGCTTAGAAGGGAACTGGACGGTATCCATTACGAGATTCAGGCTACTGACCCTACAGAGATGGATCTTGAAGTGTTGAGGGATCGTGCTCATTGA
- the LOC105797858 gene encoding mRNA-decapping enzyme-like protein isoform X2: MDAISEASVYIKMKKPSAALEIRKDVKGSLFVVKRNTQPRFQFIVMNRRNTDNLVENLLGDFEYEVQDKYLLYHNASQEKMVFGSMMHMNSRRLRIFLAGFLLHTQRCPRSQRQHQQKVTILITNAIEELEAVSTMAIIDGPLEPSSSTAPSAAEIPDDPAFVNFFSVCIFLFNFCPLITCNTFQYI, encoded by the exons ATGGATGCCATTTCTGAAG CCAGTGTTTACATTAAGATGAAAAAGCCCAGTGCTGCTTTGGAG ATTCGAAAAGATGTCAAAGGATCTCTTTTTGTTGTCAAGAG GAATACGCAGCCTAGGTTTCAGTTTATTGTGATGAATAGACGCAATACTG ATAATTTGGTGGAAAACCTCTTGGGAGATTTCGAGTATGAAGTTCAGGATAAATATCTACTATACCACAATGCTTCTCAGGAAAAAATGGTATTTGGTTCTATGATGCACATGAACTCGAGGAGGTTGCGAATCTTTTTAGCAG GATTCTTACTGCATACTCAAAGGTGCCCTAGAAGTCAAAGGCAACATCAACAAAAGG TAACAATATTAATCACAAATGCAATTGAAGAACTGGAAGCTGTCTCAACAATGGCCATCATTGATGGACCCTTGGAGCCATCATCATCAACTGCACCCAGTGCCGCAGAGATCCCTGATGATCCTGCCTTTGTGAATTTCTTCAGTGTATGCATTTTTCTGTTCAACTTCTGCCCACTGATTACATGCAATACATTCCAGTacatttag
- the LOC105797858 gene encoding mRNA-decapping enzyme-like protein isoform X3, whose product MHYWFIQAIYEFNIDLSQWIRKDVKGSLFVVKRNTQPRFQFIVMNRRNTDNLVENLLGDFEYEVQDKYLLYHNASQEKMVFGSMMHMNSRRLRIFLAGFLLHTQRCPRSQRQHQQKVTILITNAIEELEAVSTMAIIDGPLEPSSSTAPSAAEIPDDPAFVNFFSVCIFLFNFCPLITCNTFQYI is encoded by the exons ATGCATTATTGGTTCATTCAAGCAATATATGAGTTCAACATCGACCTTAGCCAATGG ATTCGAAAAGATGTCAAAGGATCTCTTTTTGTTGTCAAGAG GAATACGCAGCCTAGGTTTCAGTTTATTGTGATGAATAGACGCAATACTG ATAATTTGGTGGAAAACCTCTTGGGAGATTTCGAGTATGAAGTTCAGGATAAATATCTACTATACCACAATGCTTCTCAGGAAAAAATGGTATTTGGTTCTATGATGCACATGAACTCGAGGAGGTTGCGAATCTTTTTAGCAG GATTCTTACTGCATACTCAAAGGTGCCCTAGAAGTCAAAGGCAACATCAACAAAAGG TAACAATATTAATCACAAATGCAATTGAAGAACTGGAAGCTGTCTCAACAATGGCCATCATTGATGGACCCTTGGAGCCATCATCATCAACTGCACCCAGTGCCGCAGAGATCCCTGATGATCCTGCCTTTGTGAATTTCTTCAGTGTATGCATTTTTCTGTTCAACTTCTGCCCACTGATTACATGCAATACATTCCAGTacatttag
- the LOC105797858 gene encoding mRNA-decapping enzyme-like protein isoform X1 gives MVEPDNEPLQKAKAMDAISEASVYIKMKKPSAALEIRKDVKGSLFVVKRNTQPRFQFIVMNRRNTDNLVENLLGDFEYEVQDKYLLYHNASQEKMVFGSMMHMNSRRLRIFLAGFLLHTQRCPRSQRQHQQKVTILITNAIEELEAVSTMAIIDGPLEPSSSTAPSAAEIPDDPAFVNFFSVCIFLFNFCPLITCNTFQYI, from the exons ATGGTTGAGCCTGATAATGAGCCTCTACAGAAG GCCAAAGCCATGGATGCCATTTCTGAAG CCAGTGTTTACATTAAGATGAAAAAGCCCAGTGCTGCTTTGGAG ATTCGAAAAGATGTCAAAGGATCTCTTTTTGTTGTCAAGAG GAATACGCAGCCTAGGTTTCAGTTTATTGTGATGAATAGACGCAATACTG ATAATTTGGTGGAAAACCTCTTGGGAGATTTCGAGTATGAAGTTCAGGATAAATATCTACTATACCACAATGCTTCTCAGGAAAAAATGGTATTTGGTTCTATGATGCACATGAACTCGAGGAGGTTGCGAATCTTTTTAGCAG GATTCTTACTGCATACTCAAAGGTGCCCTAGAAGTCAAAGGCAACATCAACAAAAGG TAACAATATTAATCACAAATGCAATTGAAGAACTGGAAGCTGTCTCAACAATGGCCATCATTGATGGACCCTTGGAGCCATCATCATCAACTGCACCCAGTGCCGCAGAGATCCCTGATGATCCTGCCTTTGTGAATTTCTTCAGTGTATGCATTTTTCTGTTCAACTTCTGCCCACTGATTACATGCAATACATTCCAGTacatttag